The Rhizoctonia solani chromosome 4, complete sequence genome contains a region encoding:
- a CDS encoding ubiquitin-conjugating enzyme, with amino-acid sequence MDAKVRALVDMGATPAQARAALRKFSDVETAAEQIFDGRFDNVKDEDEEMKGSEKDKGKRATTPEDDDEGIDEEGVEDDDGSALDDYVDYDSDYEAKAVAGKDSGVHGDPYAGKSFLCQDRKEEVIEVEEEPELVVIPGNPDPVPLMTQSEWMKGCPEGGEQGFLFQLYNGLSTGSCACPSQCGGSRPRSKKDFFAIYNSFTTYTNNLRETVHQTCPKCKQVYCLACGEGVSSTPVQQRSFPGAPGVANVLFHCANLQGVILGIGLHMIEQLFQEQHRTHDDTVGGTKKRKVSPQAGSYDDEDEYISNEMARGKKAKAGTGYAGMGKEDHTGYMEAMQSQKARDTKMAGLMAEVREFLPSLQRKGGVQTSDYLVHPSALAHLRRRFNWIGSTLLRNDSLTDMSDRSVLYFELFSWLETISNHEALASMMAMPIMVVASIKPKAPIAGSGSRPAQRERIIMYEGSSGPRELLESIVIQAQAAIKGLEGMKPADTEHTEGEMTETEKRMTASEKGKQKELTDAVPDENLNLLRFCERILSAAAGIDRSLRETKGDDFVNRLHASLPKAAGGGPSHGLEDQPTIVPGDSDEETIQIYESWANKCRFEYCDLSIPAPAQKEGESTPSAPSYKFYFNNDARMLANADIPKRSLAIAKELAVLTTNLPVAWGSSVFLRVDESRVDVIKALITGPEGTPYYNGCFLFDIFLGASYNNSPPSVKYMTTNGGRFRFNPNLYADGKVCLSLLGTWSGPGWISGKSTLLQVLISIQSMILCDEPYLNEPGWSSGGGTPASKAYSANVRRMVVHTAMLGNLKAPPEPFSDVISTHFRLKARSLYKQLDEWLELDDGRPLDGQNGGGQLNSTGSGAGQALRRDVQELKSLLLKLDPKAASDSTASSD; translated from the exons GCGGAACAGATATTCGACGGGAGGTTTGATAATGTTaaagacgaagacgaagagaTGAAGGGTAGCGAGaaggacaaggggaagaggGCAACG ACTCCAGAGGATGACGACGAAGGTATAGATGAAGAGGGTGTTGAGGATGATGATGGGAGTGCTTTAGACGACTATGTGGATTACGATTCGGATTATGAGGCCAAGGCAGTTGCGGGGAAAGATTCCGGGGTACACGGAGATCCTTATGCTGGCAAGTCATTTCTTTGCCAG GATCGTAAAGAAGAAGTTATCGAAGTCGAGGAAGAGCCTGAGTTGGTGGTGATTCCGGGCAACCCAGACCCTGTACCACTCATGACCCAGAGTGAATGGATGAAAGGCTGTCCCGAGGGTGGTGAACAGGGGTTTTTGTTTCAACTCTATAATGGGCTTTCTACCGGTTCTTGTGCTTGCCCGAGTCAATGTGGTGGAAGTAGGCCAAGGTCGAAGAAAGACTTTTTTGCGATATAC AACTCGTTTACGACATACACTAATAACTTGCGGGAGACGGTTCACCAAACATGCCCAAAGTGCAAGCAGGTGTACTGTTTAGCTTGTGGTGAAGGAGTATCCTCCACTCCAGTTCAACAGCGTAGCTTCCCCGGCGCACCCGGAGTTGCCAATGTCTTGTTCCACTGTGCCAATTTACAAGGGGTCATCCTAGGGATTGGTCTTCATATGATCGAGCAATTATTCCAGGAGCAACACCGAACGCACGATGATACAGTCGGTGGGACAAAGAAACGTAAAGTGTCCCCTCAAGCTGGTTCATATGATGACGAAGACGAGTACATATCAAACGAGATGGCTAGAGGAAAGAAGGCCAAAGCTGGAACTGGGTATGCGGGTATGGGGAAGGAAGAT CATACCGGGTACATGGAAGCAATGCAAAGCCAAAAAGCTAGGGACACCAAGATGGCTGGACTTATGGCTGAAGTCCGCGAGTTCCTGCCTTCGCTTCAGCGAAAGGGCGGCGTACAGACATCTGATTACCTTGTTCATCCAAGCGCCCTTGCCCATCTCAGGCGAAGGTTCAATTGGATAGGAAGCACGCTCTTAAGGAACGATTCACTGACAGATATGTCAGATCGTTCGGTTCTGTACTTTGAACTATTTTCATGGCTTGAG ACAATTTCGAATCATGAAGCCTTGGCGTCTATGATGGCGATGCCGATTATGGTTGTTGCCTCGATCAAGCCCAAGGCTCCCATAGCTGGTTCAGGCTCTAGGCCTGCTCAACGAGAGCGTATCATTATGTACGAAGGCAGCTCGGGGCCGCGGGAACTACTCGAATCGATTGTTATCCAGGCACAAGCGGCGATAAAGGGACTAGAAGGGATGAAGCCAGCAGATACGGAGCATACAGAGGGAGAAATGACTGAAACCGAAAAACGCATGACTGCTAGCGAAAAAGGAAAACAGAAAGAATTGACGGACGCAGTGCCAGATGAAAATCTGAATCTGCTTCGATTCTG TGAACGTATCCTCTCAGCTGCAGCTGGAATTGATCGCTCATTGCGAGAGACAAAGGGTGATGACTTTGTGAATCGCTTACACGCTTCTTTGCCCAAAGCTGCTGGAGGCGGACCTTCGCATGGTTTAGAAGACCAACCCACGATAGTTCCTGGAGACAGTGACGAGGAAACCATTCAGATATACGAGTCATGGGCGAACAAATGCCGATTTGAGTACTGCGACCTATCGATACCGGCTCCAGCTCAAAAAGAGGGAGAAAGCACACCATCGGCGCCCAGCTACAAATTCTACTTCAATAATGATGCACGAATGCTCGCAAATGCAGATATTCCGAAGAGAAGTTTAGCTATTGCCAAAGAG CTCGCTGTTTTGACGACCAATCTACCTGTCGCATGGGGATCTTCCGTATTTTTACGTGTGGACGAGTCGAGAgtggatgtcatcaaggcgCTGATAACTGGGCCAGAAGGAACTCC GTATTATAATGGATG CTTCCTGTTTGACATTTTCCTCGGTGCAAGCTATAACAACTCTCCGCCTAGCGTTAAATACATGACA ACCAACGGTGGGCGTTTCCGATTTAACCCGAACTTGTATGCA GATGGCAAGGTGTGCTTGTCATTGCTTGGAACTTGGTCTGGCCCTGGTTGGATATCCGGCAAGTCGACGCTACTTCAAGTTCTAATCTCGATTCAATCTATGATTTTATGCGACGAGCCTTACTTGAACGAGCCCGGCTGGTCGAGTGGAGGTGGTACTCCCGCTTCAAAAGCAT ATTCGGCAAACGTTAGGCGGATGGTTGTTCATACTGCC ATGCTCGGCAATCTAAAAGCACCTCCGGAGCCATTTTCAGATGTGATTAGCACTCATTTCCGACTGAAAGCTCGTTCGCTGTATAAACAACTCGACGAATGGCTCGAACTGGATGATGGTCGACCTCTCGACGGTCAAAACGGGGGTGGACAGCTAAACTCCACGGGCTCGGGTGCCGGACAAGCGCTTCGTCGTGATGTACAGGAGCTCAAGTCACTTTTATTGAAGCTAGATCCCAAAGCTGCAAGCGATAGCACAGCAAGCTCAGACTGA
- a CDS encoding ABC transporter: MSGQEENKTTVAIDIKDLTYKHASPFDGIPPALVDLSLSLPKGSRTLLIGANGAGKSTLLQILAGKRLVKSNDVRIFGRDVFRNSPPGITYLGTEWAMNPVVRSDIVVSHFLDSIGGYRHKARRDRLLDILDVDLDWHMHAISDGERRRVQLVMGLMGEWDVLLLDEEIDLDVLVRDDLLKFLKEESETRGATILYATHIFDGLNTFPTYVAHMRFGQFVSEPVLWEQQRIEPELPSPSSGSTLHALALRWLKDDREFRKQEEVAGRLNRTRGAKPDTGVPTDSEVFYKK, from the exons ATGTCGGGGCAAGAAGAAAATAAAACCACAGTCGCTATTGATATCAAGGACTTGACATACAAGCATGCCTCTCCTTTTGATGGCATTCCTCCTGCACTAGTCGACCTCTCTTTGAGTCTTCCCAAAGGATCGCGAACGCTCTTGATTGGCGCAAATGGAG CTGGGAAATCGACGTTGCTTCAGATACTCGCGGGCAAGCGACTAGTCAAGAGCAATGACGTTCGAATCTTTGGCCGAGATGTATTTCGCAATTCACCTCCG GGAATAACTTATCTCGGGACTGAGTGGGCTATGAACCCAGTTGTTCGCTCTGACATCGTCGTCTCCCACTTTCTAGACAGTATCGGAGGCTATAG ACACAAAGCCCGCCGGGATAGATTGTTGGACATATTGGATGTGGATCTTGATTG GCACATGCACGCTATATCGGACGGCGAGCGTCGAAGAGTTCAGCTGGTCATGGGCCTAATGGGAGAGTGGGACGTCCTTCTCCTTGACGAGGAAA TCGACCTCGACGTTCTTGTTCGTGATGATCTATTAAAGTTCCTGAAAGAAGAAAGCGAAACTAGGGGAGCAACAATTTTGT ATGCTACACATATATTCGATGGCCTGAACACTTTCCCAACATATGTTGCCCATATGCGCTTTGGTCAATTTGTTTCCGAGCCAGTATTATGGGAACAGCAAAGAATTGAACCGGAATTGCCTTCTCCTTCGTCCGGCTCTACCTTACATGCATTGGCATTGCGTTGGCTCAAGGATGATCGTGAATTCCGTAAGCAGGAAGAGGTGGCCGGTAGGCTGAACAGGACTCGTGGTGCAAAGCCTGACACCGGAGTTCCAACTGACTCCGAGGTGTTTTATAAGAAGTAA
- a CDS encoding histidine phosphatase family containing protein, with the protein MKSMKVAMYSTRQYDRRSFEGESEHITAAGIEITYLEPHLNVVTAKLAEGHQAVCLFVNDDASEETLRVLHSQGIKYIAMRCAGYNNVDLKVAEELVAEFTVGMLLTIVRKYHKSYNRVREGNFLLDGLMGFNLEGKTIGIIGTGKIGKCLCTGRILAHGFRAKVIGYDPYPSPTAAENGIQYVSLDELFKASDIISLHCPLTPDTEYIVNEEALKTTKPGLVIVNTSRGALINTADLIHGLKSGHIGAVGMDVYERESKYFFRDSSNKIIQDDQLSRLVSFHNVFISGHQAFLTKEALSAIARSTVENLRSRAPSSLGIRSHSPSPTPSDGAQLSTVVVVGVCAMDVKARSKPMREIITRLVERGRGCIEVKLFGEQVILGEGLSRDHSLQFRLKGTYLVDSIDVKNWPRCDILISFFSTDFPLFKAVEYVKLRNPVCINDLHAQALLWDRRVVVRILDHFSIPTPRRLIASRDGGAKLDADLLALVESHTGLRLNLEEPMADVRMREDGEAIIVNGQVMEKPFVEKPVNGEDHNVYIYFKGGQGRRLFRKVGNKSSELDPTLSTPRMEGSYVYEEFIDVDNAEDIKVYTVGPTYTHAETRKSPVVDGVVRRNTEGKEIRFITHLSDEEKSWASKICEAFGQRVCGFDVLRCDGGARSMVIDVNGWSFVKGNETYYDKAAEILADVCFKYSIKPGRAPGANDIMDDGPQWTLKANVTVFRHADRTPKQKLKFNFPVSEPWTKPFVDLLNGEKEEIILRESEQLKKIAEAIQQARDLGASGEDLNKLTQLNNALFSKIDLPGTKAQLKPGFTKGKAVGPRKLEKLQLVFKWGGEFTHAARYQSRDLGESMKKDITIMNKDVLNNVKIFTSSERRVTASAEIFAAALLDSSSATNATNSTLSTTTTATTTTINPSSAFTTTLTPTKSSHASDSGSIMSVKVPTYQLIIRKDLLDDSNAAKDLTDDVKKRLKFLLRPGESERRPELTWPKGLKKEPVEVVREVIELLTKFREVMRKNFETMDVERIQQRWCCGDEPWLFRERWEKLFEDFCNVKQEKFDPSRVSELYDTLKYCALHHRTFLFAIFDENGGSELGAPQNRTLHELYGRAKALFDLVAPQEYGIEPAEKEEIGVLTSLPLLRNVVHDLEEARNSGECSLTLYFTKESHIHTLVNLVLLSGLPIANPRIPELDYASHITFELYERVGGRDGRLDKEYSIRLALSEGAHSSNVLDSALDARHSLNVKQKKKLTQHLPYDMVIEKLSKHFHRVPNDEDMLSDPNPEAIVVHWLEYLKSKLSLWETHCGLMDFTIQNRVETILLNLNVLSIVQLSVLKMMLQ; encoded by the exons ATGAAGTCAATGAAAGTTGCTATGTACAGCACGAGGCAG TATGACAGGAGGTCGTTTGAGGGCGAGAGCGAGCATATTACCGCTGCTGGAATCGAGATTACATATCTTGAGCCTCACCTGAATGTAGTGACCGCAAAGCTTGCCGAAG GTCATCAAGCTGTATGCTTGTTTGTCAACGACGATGCCAGTGAAGAGACATTGCGAGTACTGCACTCCCAAGGGATCAAGTATATTGCTATGAG ATGTGCAGGGTACAATAAT GTCGATCTGAAAGTAGCCGAAGAACTCG TCGCGGAATTTACTGTTGGAATGCTTTTGACTATCGTCCGCAAATA TCATAAATCATACAACCGAGTTCGGGAGGGCAACTTCCTTCTAGATGGACTTATGGGCTTTAACCTGGAGGGGAAGACCATTGGAATCATTGGAACAGGCAAGATAGGCAAGT GCCTTTGTACAGGGCGTATATTGGCCCACGGCTTCCGTGCCAAGGTCATTGGATACGATCCATACCCGAGTCCTACTGCTGCAGAAAACGGAATTCAGTATGTTTCCTTGGACGAACTGTTTAAGGCGTCCGATATTATCTCGCTACATTGCCCTTTGACACCCGACACAGAGTACATTGTTAACGAAGAAGCGCTAAAAACCACAAAACCAG GCTTGGTCATAGTCAACACAAGCCGAGGTGCCTTGATCAATACTGCAGATTTAATCCATGGACTTAAGTCGGGGCACATTGGTGCTGTCGGCATGGATGTGTATGAGCGTGAATCTAAGTACTTCTTCCGCGACTCTTCCAATAAG ATTATCCAAGACGACCAGCTCTCTCGCCTGGTCTCGTTCCACAATGTTTTCATCTCAGGCCACCAAGCCTTTCTGACTAAGGAG GCACTATCTGCTATTGCGAGATCTACTGTGGAGAATCTCAG AAGTCGTGCGCCATCAAGCCTTGGAATAAGGTCACACTCACCTTCGCCCACTCCCTCTGATGGAGCACAGCTATCAACTGTGGTGGTTGTGGGCGTTTGTGCCATGGACGTCAAGGCAAGATCGAAGCCCATGCGGGAAATCATCACGAGACTGGTAGAGAGGGGCCGAGGCTGTATAGAAGTCAAACTTTTCGGAGAACAGGTGATCCTAGGAGAAGGTCTGTCGCGTGACCATAGTCTGCAGTTTCGATTGAAAGGCACTTATCTTGTCGACTCAATAGATGTAAAAAACTGGCCGCGCTGTGATATACTTATCAGCTTCTTTAGCACGGACTTTCCGTTGTTCAAAGCTGTGGAATACGTTAAACTTCGTAACCCGGTGTGTATCAATGACCTTCATGCCCAAGCGCTCCTTTGGGACAGGCGGGTCGTTGTCCGCATCCTCGATCACTTCTCTATTCCGACTCCTAGACGACTGATAGCTTCCCGTGATGGTGGTGCCAAACTTGATGCAGACTTATTGGCACTTGTTGAGAGTCACACTGGGCTGAGACTCAACCTCGAGGAACCGATGGCTGACGTTCGGATGAGAGAGGATGGCGAGGCTATCATAGTCAATGGgcaggtgatggagaaacCGTTTGTGGAGAAACCAGTGAACGGGGAAGACCACAACGTCTACATTTATTTTAAGGGTGGGCAGGGAAGGAGGTTATTCAGAAAG GTCGGGAACAAATCCAGCGAGCTCGACCCTACCCTCTCTACACCACGCATGGAAGGGTCGTACGTCTATGAAGAGTTTATAGACGTTGATAACG CCGAGGATATCAAAGTGTACACTGTTGGCCCAACTTACACCCATGCGGAAACACGCAAGTCACCCGTCGTAGACGGAGTTGTCCGCCGGAATACTGAAGGAAAGGAAATTAG ATTCATTACTCATTTAAGTGACGAGGAAAAGTCCTGGGCAAGCAAAATCTGCGAGGCGTTTGGACAACGCGTGTGTGGATTCGACGTGCTACGTTGCGACGGTGGCGCCCGGAGTATGGTGATAGATGTAAATGGGTGGAGCTTTGTAAAGGGAAACGAGACTTACTATG ACAAGGCCGCGGAGATTTTAGCGGATGTATGCTTTAAATACAGCATCAAACCTGGTCGAGCTCCCGGTGCCAATGATATTATGGATGATGGCCCTCAGTGGACACTCAAGGCCAATGTCACGG TGTTTCGTCACGCCGATCGCACACCAAAGCAAAAGCTGAAATTTAACTTCCCTGTTTCGGAACCTTGGACAAAACCCTTTGTCGACCTACTCAATGGAGAGAAGGAGGAAATCATACTGCGTGAATCAGAGCAACTTAAGAAAATCGCCGAGGCTATCCAGCAAGCACGAGATTTGGGGGCAAGCGGTGAAGACCTGAATAAACTCACGCAGCTCAATAATGCATTATTCAGCAAAATTGACCTTCCTGGAACCAAAGCACAGCTAAAGCCTGGGTTTACCAAGGGTAAGGCCGTTGGTCCTAGAAAGCTGGAGAAACTACAGCTAGTGTTCAAATGGGGAGGCGAG TTTACTCATGCGGCGCGTTATCAGTCACGAGACTTAG GAGAAAGCATGAAAAAGGATATTACTATTATGA ACAAGGATGTTCTGAACAATGTCAAG ATATTCACATCCTCAGAGCGAAGAGTCACGGCCTCCGCAGAGATATTTGCTGCGGCACTCTTGGATAGTAGCTCCGCCACAAATGCCACGAATAGCACGCTTTCCACCACGACCACCGCTACTACTACCACCATCAACCCATCGTCTGCATTCACAACTACACTCACACCCACCAAGTCTTCTCATGCTTCTGACAGCGGGTCTATCATGTCCGTCAAGGTACCGACTTATCAGCTTATTATCCGTAAGGATCTCTTGGACGATTCGAATGCTGCCAAGGATCTCACCGACGACGTAAAGAAACGTCTCAAGTTTTTGCTACGCCCAGGCGAGAGCGAACGCAGACCAGAGTTGACCTGGCCCAAAGGTCTAAAGAAGGAACCGGTGGAGGTTGTGAGGGAAGTTATAGAGCTATTGACCAAGTTCCGCGAAGTTATGCGCAAGAACTTTGAAACTATGGACGTCGAAAGAATCCAGCAGCGATG GTGTTGTGGAGACGAACCATGGCTGTTCCGAGAGCGATGGGAAAAGTTGTTCGAAG ACTTCTGCAACGTCAAGCAAGAAAAGTTCGATCCATCGCGAGTTTCAGAGCTCTACGACACACTGAA GTATTGTGCACTGCATCACCGCACCTTTCTCTTCGCCATATTTGACGAAAACGGTGGCAGTGAGCTGGGAGCGCCACAAAATCGAACACTGCATGAGCTTTATGGTCGAGCAAAAGCTCTTTTTGACCTAGTCGCCCCTCAAGAATATGGTATTGAGCCGGCCGAAAA GGAGGAGATTGGAGTCTTGACGTCTCTGCCTCTCCTGAGAAATGTTGTTCATGACCTCGAAGAAGCACGCAACTCGGGAGAATGCTCTTTGACACTTTATTTcaccaaggaaagccatATTCACACATTGGTGAACCTTGTACTACTCAGTGGCCTGCCTATTGCCAACCCAAGGATACCTGAACTCGACTATGCT TCTCATATAAC GTTTGAATTGTACGAGAGAGTTGGTGGACGCGACGGCCGACTCGATAAAGAGTACAGCATCCGACTGGCACTCAGCGAAGGTGCTCACTCTTCTAATGTGCTGGATTCCGCGCTCGATGCAAGGCATTCCCTGAACGTAAAGCAGAAGAA GAAACTAACCCAACACCTACCGTATGATATGGTTATTGAAAAGCTTTCTAAACATTTCCATCGGGTCCCTAAC GACGAGGACATGTTATCAGACCCCAACCCTGAAGCAATTGTTGTCCATTGGTTGGAGTACCTGAAGTCTAAATTGTCACTTTGGGAGACTCATTGTGGTCTGATGGATTTCACGATTCAAAATAGAGTCGAGACAATTTTATTGAACTTGAATGTGTTGTCTATTGTACAGTTGAGTGTACTGAAGATGATGCTACAATAA